The following coding sequences are from one Armatimonadota bacterium window:
- a CDS encoding AI-2E family transporter, with product MEAKTRVESVFELIWGVGLRLVLLLGVGYFVYRVRAVIVAVLLAATLTYAILPLVDILCRHRVRGIRRRTQRLIATILVFVVLISLGISTMLAFFGHLEMEVTGIKASFASYVAQIDQMMLSIREWHSTLSPDFQRLLSSDSLDKMQDKVIAFSSSLFKRTLDWLSHVAEVFLIPVLAFYFTLDSRSLKREFVALAPRRARREALAILHEVSSVMRSYVIGQIILCLIAGLVVAAVLSFVGMEYVLLLSILSAITRAIPIVGPIVAGVVIVLLATIKSPMLGLYMFVFFTTLHFLESKFIMPKLIGHRMQLHPALVIIVLLIGAEFFGILGMFLAAPAAAIVRTLIRYYIIKPKELRVWGLTNSNSASAPESLLRTADKV from the coding sequence ATGGAAGCGAAGACCCGCGTGGAAAGTGTGTTCGAACTGATCTGGGGGGTCGGGTTGCGGCTCGTGCTCCTGCTCGGTGTCGGCTACTTCGTGTATCGGGTCAGGGCGGTCATCGTCGCCGTCCTGCTCGCGGCGACTCTCACCTATGCGATACTCCCGCTCGTGGACATCCTGTGCAGGCATCGGGTCCGTGGAATCAGGCGCAGGACTCAACGACTGATCGCTACGATTCTTGTTTTTGTCGTACTGATCAGCCTGGGCATCAGCACGATGCTGGCATTCTTCGGCCACCTGGAGATGGAGGTCACAGGCATCAAGGCGAGCTTCGCAAGCTATGTGGCGCAGATAGACCAGATGATGCTCAGCATCAGGGAATGGCACTCCACGCTCTCCCCGGATTTCCAGAGGTTGCTGAGTTCCGACAGCCTGGACAAGATGCAGGATAAGGTCATCGCCTTCTCGTCCTCTCTGTTCAAGCGAACGCTCGACTGGCTAAGCCATGTGGCTGAGGTATTCTTGATCCCGGTGCTGGCCTTCTATTTCACGCTCGACAGCCGTTCACTGAAGCGCGAGTTCGTCGCGCTCGCGCCGAGGCGCGCGCGACGTGAAGCACTGGCGATTCTACATGAAGTCAGCAGTGTGATGCGGAGCTATGTGATCGGTCAGATCATTCTGTGTCTAATCGCGGGGCTCGTCGTCGCCGCGGTCCTCAGCTTCGTCGGCATGGAGTACGTGCTGCTACTAAGCATATTGTCAGCGATCACTCGCGCGATACCGATCGTCGGGCCAATCGTGGCTGGCGTGGTAATCGTACTCCTAGCCACTATCAAGTCGCCGATGCTGGGGTTGTATATGTTCGTCTTCTTCACGACTCTGCATTTCCTCGAGAGCAAATTCATAATGCCCAAGCTCATAGGACATCGAATGCAACTACATCCTGCGCTCGTCATCATCGTTCTGCTGATCGGCGCCGAGTTCTTCGGCATTCTTGGGATGTTCCTGGCCGCTCCAGCGGCCGCGATAGTGCGCACCTTGATTCGATACTACATCATCAAGCCCAAAGAACTGAGAGTCTGGGGACTGACGAACTCTAACTCCGCTTCGGCCCCCGAATCTCTGTTGCGAACCGCTGACAAGGTGTAG
- the wecB gene encoding UDP-N-acetylglucosamine 2-epimerase (non-hydrolyzing): MPIKVMAICGTRPDAVKTAPVIHELRKFPDRIKLVVAVTGQHREMLHQVLEVFDIKPDYDLDIMKPKQTLGEITTRVLQGLQGIIEKEQPDIVLVQGDTSTTFVAALAAFYHKVAVGHIEAGLRTDNKYDPFPEEMNRRLTTVLADLHFAPTPAARENLLAEGVPSSRIYVTGNTVIDALLSVAERPWTFDDPFLSRVGTDGRRMILVTAHRRENWGEPMQNICDAIRAIVATFDDTEVVFALHKNPIVRETVFPALEGAERVHLIEPPDYVPFVHLIKKAHIVLTDSGGVQEEAPSLGKPVLVMRKTTERPEGVEAGTATLIGTETDRVFEATAKLLRDSSAYNAMAKAVNPYGDGSASMRIREALFSFFGLD, encoded by the coding sequence ATGCCGATAAAGGTAATGGCAATATGTGGCACTCGGCCTGACGCGGTCAAGACTGCGCCGGTCATTCACGAACTCCGAAAGTTCCCTGATCGGATAAAGCTCGTGGTGGCGGTCACTGGTCAGCACCGCGAAATGCTCCATCAGGTGCTGGAGGTCTTTGACATCAAGCCAGACTACGATCTGGACATAATGAAACCAAAGCAGACACTGGGGGAGATCACGACCCGGGTTCTGCAGGGTCTCCAGGGTATCATAGAGAAGGAGCAGCCGGATATAGTCCTGGTGCAGGGTGATACCAGCACTACTTTTGTTGCGGCACTAGCAGCATTCTACCACAAGGTGGCGGTTGGGCACATCGAGGCAGGCCTTCGAACTGACAACAAGTACGATCCGTTTCCAGAGGAGATGAATCGTCGGTTGACGACCGTTCTGGCCGACCTTCATTTCGCGCCCACACCGGCTGCCCGAGAGAACCTGCTGGCCGAGGGCGTCCCGTCTAGCCGAATCTACGTTACAGGGAACACCGTCATAGATGCTCTGCTCTCGGTTGCGGAGAGACCGTGGACCTTCGACGACCCGTTTCTCTCGAGGGTCGGGACGGACGGGCGGCGGATGATCCTGGTCACCGCGCACAGGCGTGAGAACTGGGGAGAGCCGATGCAGAATATCTGCGACGCTATCAGGGCTATCGTGGCGACTTTCGACGACACGGAGGTAGTGTTCGCGCTACACAAGAACCCGATTGTTCGCGAGACGGTCTTCCCCGCGCTCGAGGGCGCGGAACGGGTGCATCTGATCGAGCCGCCGGACTATGTACCGTTCGTCCACCTGATTAAGAAAGCGCATATCGTTCTTACGGATTCCGGTGGGGTGCAGGAGGAGGCGCCATCACTGGGGAAGCCGGTGCTTGTCATGAGAAAGACCACGGAACGCCCCGAGGGGGTGGAAGCCGGCACCGCCACGCTGATCGGTACGGAGACCGACAGGGTATTCGAGGCGACGGCGAAACTCTTGCGGGACTCAAGTGCGTACAATGCGATGGCGAAGGCGGTCAACCCTTACGGGGACGGAAGCGCGTCGATGCGAATAAGGGAAGCTCTTTTCAGCTTCTTCGGCTTGGACTGA
- a CDS encoding undecaprenyl/decaprenyl-phosphate alpha-N-acetylglucosaminyl 1-phosphate transferase, with amino-acid sequence MNFQVLAFLLALALSFALTPRVRRLATRLNVIAVPGGRRIHGRPVPLWGGLAIYAGFAIAVTVVLNVGNHWIPDLKLDTRMFGILVAGAIVATIGMIDDVKELSAPVQILGIVGAAVVLMGFGVKIELVSNPFREGMIALSWLTAPVTILWIFGLTKTVDLMDGLDGLAAGIGAIAAGCLAFMAYLSTQPAVALMAASLSGACIGFLRFNFNPAKIFMGTTGSQFIGFALAALSIIGAFKVAVAAAVALPILVFGVPIFDAVFVVWKRWRNRLPLHRPDHSHLHYRLMQRGFTHKQTVLLIYGICLALGITALAIFFIARS; translated from the coding sequence ATGAACTTCCAAGTACTGGCATTCCTGCTCGCGCTTGCCCTGTCGTTCGCTCTAACTCCTCGCGTGAGGAGGCTGGCTACACGGCTCAACGTCATCGCAGTCCCGGGCGGGCGGCGCATTCACGGTAGGCCGGTGCCGCTGTGGGGAGGTCTCGCGATCTACGCCGGGTTCGCCATCGCCGTCACTGTCGTCCTGAATGTAGGCAACCATTGGATCCCGGATCTGAAACTGGATACCCGGATGTTCGGCATTCTAGTTGCGGGAGCAATAGTGGCGACTATTGGTATGATTGACGATGTTAAAGAACTATCGGCTCCTGTTCAGATTCTCGGCATCGTCGGAGCGGCAGTAGTACTCATGGGCTTCGGCGTAAAGATCGAGTTGGTCTCCAATCCGTTTCGAGAGGGGATGATCGCACTCTCCTGGTTGACGGCACCCGTAACCATTCTGTGGATCTTCGGCCTGACGAAAACCGTGGACTTGATGGATGGCCTCGACGGTCTGGCGGCCGGAATCGGCGCCATTGCCGCGGGATGTCTCGCATTCATGGCGTATCTCTCCACCCAGCCTGCGGTCGCCTTGATGGCTGCGTCCCTGAGCGGGGCGTGCATCGGTTTTCTGCGTTTCAATTTCAATCCCGCGAAGATTTTCATGGGCACGACCGGTAGCCAGTTCATCGGTTTCGCGCTGGCGGCTCTATCCATCATCGGTGCGTTCAAGGTAGCGGTGGCGGCTGCGGTCGCGCTTCCGATACTGGTCTTCGGAGTTCCGATATTTGATGCGGTGTTCGTGGTGTGGAAGCGATGGCGAAACCGTCTCCCCCTGCACAGGCCGGATCACAGCCATCTGCACTACAGGCTGATGCAGCGAGGTTTCACTCACAAACAGACTGTCCTGCTCATATACGGGATATGTCTAGCGTTGGGGATCACTGCGCTTGCGATCTTCTTCATCGCGAGGAGCTGA
- a CDS encoding cytidine/deoxycytidylate deaminase family protein: MSESERHRPGWDQYFLEIAHVVAKRSTCERRQIGAVIVRDRRILTTGYNGAPSGLGHCLEVGCLRDQLGIASGTRTEMCRALHSEMNAIIQAAQHGVSTKGATLYCTHQPCSVCARMLINAGITRIVYTGPYPDEFSMQLLREAGIEIAIVDGDSTHCCVQSGRVETRDQ, from the coding sequence ATGAGTGAGAGCGAGCGGCACCGTCCAGGGTGGGATCAGTATTTTCTCGAGATTGCGCATGTCGTAGCAAAACGCTCGACGTGCGAGCGTCGTCAGATAGGTGCGGTGATCGTCCGCGACCGGCGGATTCTGACCACGGGATACAATGGGGCTCCTTCGGGACTCGGTCATTGTCTCGAAGTCGGGTGCCTGCGCGACCAACTAGGTATCGCATCCGGTACACGAACGGAAATGTGCCGGGCTCTTCACTCCGAAATGAACGCCATCATCCAGGCCGCCCAGCACGGTGTCTCCACGAAGGGTGCTACCTTGTACTGCACCCATCAGCCGTGCAGTGTTTGTGCCCGCATGCTGATCAACGCGGGCATAACGCGGATAGTCTACACGGGGCCCTATCCTGACGAGTTCTCCATGCAGCTTCTGAGGGAAGCGGGCATCGAGATAGCGATAGTAGACGGCGACTCCACACACTGCTGTGTACAATCGGGCCGTGTGGAAACACGAGATCAATGA